In the genome of Arachis stenosperma cultivar V10309 chromosome 6, arast.V10309.gnm1.PFL2, whole genome shotgun sequence, the window taataattgagAAATATCGTTAGAATCATATATATCCATTGTATTGTTCGATTATGAACATATATAGGGGAAGAAACAATATAAGAAAACACATTTGGATCTGTCATAAGTTCAACCCTGTTGTTATTTGCATTAGCATCATTAATTATATTAACTTGGAGTGTTTTCCAACAATGAAGCGTTCTTATTTCTAACAATCTCAAATAATggtttttaatttcattatattTCCAAGCTGAGAAATGCAGGAAGCTTGTTCCGGATCATGCAACATCCAAGAGTGGAAAGTTTACAGTGTGGAATTGCTTGGACATGGGATACGGAAGTCTAGCATGCGGTGTGAAGGAAAGTACGAAGCTGTATTTCCACAACTTAAGATCTGCACATATTGAGAAAGCCAAGAACCAAGCAATGAAATCTGCACTGACTGATGCAAAGTCACAGGGCATGGCACAGTCATTAGCGGAGAAGCATGCTAAGAAAGAAGGCGCAAAGGCGGCAAAGTTGGCTTCGCACAAGGCTCAGCGCGTGATAGGTCCCATGATATCTTCTGGATGGGACTTCTTTGAGGCAGTGTACTATGGTGGGAGTGATGCAGAGGGTGCAATCAGGGGAAGCGGCACTTTGTTTGGTTCATATCTTGGTGGCTTCTTTGGGGAACAAAGACTTGgcagacttg includes:
- the LOC130933574 gene encoding uncharacterized protein LOC130933574 is translated as MDFHKKRVRLLVFVAFIIVLSMAAEKCRKLVPDHATSKSGKFTVWNCLDMGYGSLACGVKESTKLYFHNLRSAHIEKAKNQAMKSALTDAKSQGMAQSLAEKHAKKEGAKAAKLASHKAQRVIGPMISSGWDFFEAVYYGGSDAEGAIRGSGTLFGSYLGGFFGEQRLGRLGFLVGSQMGSWFGGRIGLMLYDILNAIHFLINLRN